A section of the Irregularibacter muris genome encodes:
- the thiT gene encoding energy-coupled thiamine transporter ThiT: MFEKFLEFKPLTIIILASLVLISIALAFRDKKYEKRSDYTRMIVYGSLCIALSFVLSYIRLYRFPQGGSITPASMLPMYIFAIMFGPTYGIIAGFAFGMINLIQDPYIIHWAQFFLDYPLSYGALGLAGLYRKNIGVSCLIGGFGRFFMNFLSGVIFFGSYAPPGMNVMLYSLVVNGLVIGTDTLVCILISFIPQIKNAIQQVQKISAS, translated from the coding sequence GTGTTTGAAAAGTTTTTAGAATTTAAACCCCTCACCATCATTATTTTAGCTTCATTAGTTTTAATTTCCATTGCTCTTGCTTTTAGAGATAAAAAGTATGAAAAAAGATCTGACTATACAAGAATGATTGTATATGGTAGTCTATGTATCGCACTTTCCTTTGTGCTTTCCTATATACGTCTATATCGTTTTCCCCAAGGTGGCAGTATAACCCCTGCTAGCATGTTGCCCATGTACATCTTTGCTATCATGTTTGGACCCACCTATGGGATAATCGCTGGTTTTGCCTTTGGAATGATTAATTTAATCCAAGATCCCTATATTATCCATTGGGCACAATTTTTTCTAGATTATCCCTTATCTTATGGAGCATTAGGATTAGCTGGATTATATCGTAAAAACATAGGGGTTTCTTGCCTTATTGGTGGTTTTGGTAGATTTTTTATGAACTTTTTATCGGGAGTTATCTTCTTTGGTTCCTATGCACCTCCGGGCATGAATGTTATGCTTTATTCTCTTGTGGTCAATGGTTTAGTCATTGGTACAGATACTTTGGTTTGTATTCTAATTAGTTTTATCCCCCAAATCAAAAATGCCATACAGCAGGTGCAAAAAATTTCTGCATCGTAA
- a CDS encoding EamA family transporter, which yields MNFSWYTSAIITILFWGTADLFYKKGTDPKDRYSHLRIVVMVALVMGIQAMFELAKMNWHYDPINIIKYLPVSTMYILSMTIGYVGLRYLEVSINSPVSNTSGAIAGILAFLVLGKKMTALQLGAVSMITVALIAIAIIERNMSIEERLKNNEKIDRKHQLGALALTFPILYAVVDALGTFLDDVYLSRLMSPEEALISYELTFLFAGILALLYITVMKKEKFKILQEKDKALAALFETGGQFFYVYALNTNSVVVAPMIASYSIVSVILGRIFLREKLTYKQYIIIAIVMAGVFILGFFE from the coding sequence ATGAATTTTTCATGGTACACATCTGCAATAATTACCATATTATTTTGGGGTACAGCGGATTTGTTTTATAAAAAAGGAACAGATCCCAAGGACAGATATAGTCATTTAAGAATTGTTGTTATGGTGGCTTTAGTGATGGGCATTCAGGCCATGTTCGAGCTGGCAAAAATGAATTGGCATTATGATCCCATCAATATCATAAAGTATTTACCTGTATCCACTATGTATATTTTATCCATGACCATAGGGTATGTTGGACTTAGATATTTAGAAGTATCCATTAACTCCCCAGTGAGCAACACCTCAGGGGCTATCGCAGGGATACTAGCCTTTCTAGTTTTAGGGAAAAAAATGACGGCCCTACAATTGGGGGCGGTATCTATGATTACAGTAGCCCTGATAGCGATTGCCATTATTGAAAGAAATATGTCCATAGAAGAAAGATTAAAAAACAATGAGAAAATTGATCGTAAACATCAACTGGGCGCCCTAGCCCTTACCTTTCCCATATTGTATGCGGTAGTAGATGCCCTAGGAACCTTCCTAGATGATGTCTATCTTAGTCGTTTAATGAGCCCAGAAGAAGCTCTAATTTCCTACGAACTTACCTTCCTATTTGCCGGAATTTTAGCCTTGCTTTATATCACAGTGATGAAAAAAGAAAAGTTTAAGATCTTACAGGAAAAAGATAAGGCCCTAGCTGCGTTGTTTGAAACAGGGGGACAGTTTTTCTATGTCTATGCCCTAAATACTAATTCTGTAGTAGTAGCTCCTATGATTGCCAGTTATAGTATTGTTTCTGTTATCCTAGGAAGAATATTCCTCAGGGAAAAGCTAACCTATAAACAATATATCATCATTGCGATAGTCATGGCAGGGGTATTTATCCTAGGATTTTTTGAATAA
- a CDS encoding ABC transporter permease, with protein MNFSGITKNKTLYASLSVLIFWYMLHKALQSPIIPNPMDVFKEFGQLLQKDLLIHLGVSLYRMFSAIGISVIIGVPLGLLLGMNEKLDAFISPIMYLLYPLPKIAFLPVLMILFGLGDLSKILLITSIIFFQVLLSTRDSVKSLNKELFYSIQSLGASPIQVYQHLILPGVLPQILTGLRVTIGISIAVLFFGENYATQYGIGYFIMDSWIRVDYVQMFAGILAISIMGWLLFKLIDLLEDKACKWIKFEQGK; from the coding sequence TTGAATTTCAGTGGTATAACGAAAAACAAAACCCTCTATGCCTCCCTTAGTGTTTTAATATTTTGGTACATGCTTCACAAGGCCTTACAAAGCCCTATCATCCCTAATCCTATGGATGTCTTTAAAGAGTTTGGACAATTACTCCAAAAAGATTTGCTTATTCATCTTGGAGTGAGCTTATATAGAATGTTTTCTGCTATAGGGATTTCTGTGATCATAGGGGTTCCTCTGGGTTTATTACTAGGGATGAATGAAAAGCTTGATGCTTTTATCTCTCCTATTATGTATCTTCTTTATCCCCTTCCCAAAATTGCTTTTCTTCCCGTGTTAATGATCCTTTTTGGATTGGGTGATCTTTCTAAAATTCTATTGATTACCTCAATCATCTTTTTTCAAGTATTACTCAGTACCCGGGATAGTGTCAAAAGTCTAAACAAAGAATTGTTTTATTCTATTCAGTCTCTAGGTGCTTCTCCTATACAGGTTTATCAGCACCTTATTCTACCTGGAGTACTTCCCCAAATTCTCACGGGCCTCAGAGTTACTATTGGTATTAGTATCGCTGTACTCTTTTTTGGAGAAAATTATGCTACTCAATATGGTATTGGCTATTTTATTATGGATAGTTGGATCCGGGTAGACTATGTACAAATGTTTGCAGGCATCCTGGCAATCAGTATTATGGGATGGCTTCTTTTCAAGCTTATAGATCTATTGGAGGATAAAGCCTGTAAATGGATTAAGTTTGAACAGGGAAAGTAA
- a CDS encoding ABC transporter ATP-binding protein, whose amino-acid sequence MIDIENLEVRYGDFTALKDINLHIPPHSTCAIIGPSGCGKSTLLYAVAGILKPVQGRVFIQGEPVKKNRRETSLILQNYGLLPWKTLWDNVALGLKIRKEDKEILSKKVEDIISKLGLEKHKHNYPSQLSGGQQQRVAIARALTVGPDLLLLDEPFSSLDAISREILQNILLQIHLEEKMSLLLVTHNIEEAVYLGQKIVIMEPSSGRIAHILENPHFGDKDFREKLDFYKTCMEVRKLMEKGGDIR is encoded by the coding sequence ATGATTGATATTGAAAACTTGGAAGTCCGCTATGGAGACTTCACCGCTCTTAAGGATATCAACTTGCATATTCCACCCCATTCCACCTGCGCTATTATTGGCCCCTCGGGATGTGGCAAATCTACTTTACTCTACGCTGTGGCAGGGATATTAAAGCCTGTCCAGGGTAGAGTTTTCATCCAAGGAGAACCGGTAAAGAAAAACCGCAGAGAAACAAGCCTTATTCTCCAAAATTATGGACTGCTTCCCTGGAAAACTCTATGGGATAATGTGGCCCTTGGGTTAAAAATTCGTAAAGAGGACAAGGAAATTCTTTCTAAAAAAGTAGAGGATATCATATCCAAGCTAGGACTAGAAAAGCATAAGCATAATTATCCCTCCCAATTAAGTGGAGGTCAGCAACAAAGAGTTGCTATCGCCCGGGCCTTGACTGTGGGGCCTGATCTTTTGCTTCTGGATGAGCCCTTTTCCTCTTTAGACGCAATTTCCCGGGAAATTCTACAAAATATCTTGCTGCAAATTCATCTCGAGGAGAAAATGTCACTTTTACTAGTAACCCATAATATTGAGGAGGCTGTATATTTAGGTCAGAAAATAGTTATTATGGAGCCCTCCAGTGGAAGGATAGCCCATATTCTAGAAAATCCTCATTTTGGAGATAAAGACTTCAGAGAGAAGTTAGATTTTTATAAAACTTGTATGGAGGTAAGAAAGCTAATGGAAAAGGGAGGCGATATCCGTTGA
- a CDS encoding ABC transporter substrate-binding protein, translated as MKKIIIVLIALLLLSGCATQQIQGEDPSLNLKVGLMPAVDSAPIFVAEEKGYFKELGLNMDIEVYTNAMNRQSALQTGELDGTITDLIAFIDNVHNDFGIKMVTATDGSFPFLVSQNFEDGGTKKVGMMEVSVTNFLSDELLGNRIKMEKVFIPEIPARLEMVKNNQLDMAIIPEPMASMGELDGLEKKVFESKDTYTPDAMVFTDKALKEKDEAISLFIQGYNRAVEDIQKDDSFAREILIEKLKLKPEIKDKIILPTYHRTRIHDQAYMDKVIHWVEKTQGIDIDIPYESLFEGKYVK; from the coding sequence GTGAAAAAAATAATCATTGTACTTATTGCTTTACTGCTACTTTCAGGCTGTGCTACTCAACAAATCCAAGGGGAAGATCCTTCTCTTAACCTTAAAGTAGGTCTCATGCCTGCTGTAGACTCTGCTCCTATATTTGTGGCAGAGGAAAAGGGCTATTTTAAAGAGTTGGGATTGAATATGGATATAGAAGTCTATACTAATGCGATGAATCGACAAAGTGCTCTTCAAACCGGAGAATTAGATGGTACCATCACAGATTTGATCGCTTTTATCGACAATGTGCATAATGACTTTGGTATAAAAATGGTTACCGCTACGGATGGAAGTTTTCCCTTTTTAGTATCCCAAAACTTTGAAGATGGTGGGACAAAAAAAGTAGGAATGATGGAAGTCAGTGTAACCAATTTTCTCTCCGATGAACTTTTAGGAAATCGCATTAAAATGGAAAAGGTATTTATTCCAGAAATCCCTGCTCGATTGGAAATGGTAAAAAACAACCAATTGGATATGGCCATTATCCCAGAACCCATGGCCTCTATGGGAGAATTAGATGGGTTGGAAAAAAAGGTATTTGAAAGCAAGGACACCTATACTCCTGATGCCATGGTCTTTACTGACAAAGCTTTAAAGGAAAAGGACGAGGCTATTAGTCTGTTTATTCAAGGCTATAATCGCGCTGTAGAGGATATTCAAAAGGATGATAGTTTTGCTCGAGAGATTTTAATTGAAAAGTTAAAATTAAAGCCTGAGATAAAGGATAAGATTATTCTTCCCACTTATCATAGAACTAGGATCCATGATCAAGCTTATATGGATAAGGTGATTCATTGGGTGGAAAAGACCCAAGGGATTGATATTGATATCCCTTATGAAAGCCTATTTGAAGGAAAGTATGTGAAATAA
- a CDS encoding DUF2225 domain-containing protein, whose amino-acid sequence MTKKIDLIYDSTEKCLVCHREFPIKKVRKSRIRIVKQDEDFCTYYDSTNPYFYEFLMCTHCKTVFIDSFREYLKEGDIEISKKLVELYSQMQETDHLIGERNLEDALRISKLAILTGQILKVPHGLMASILMRVAWFNRYKENKVEEEKYLQYAYEEYEKAYKKGEKIISEEMQTYLLGELSYRLEEIEKTRMWFSRLFALKGNIAIVNRGRDRWLTIREREKGLL is encoded by the coding sequence ATGACGAAAAAGATTGACCTAATTTATGATTCTACTGAAAAATGCCTTGTTTGCCATAGGGAGTTTCCCATTAAAAAGGTAAGGAAAAGCAGGATAAGAATAGTAAAGCAAGATGAGGATTTTTGTACTTATTATGATTCCACAAATCCATATTTTTATGAATTTCTGATGTGTACTCATTGTAAAACTGTATTCATAGATAGTTTTAGAGAATACCTCAAAGAAGGGGATATAGAAATCTCTAAAAAACTGGTGGAGCTTTATAGCCAAATGCAGGAGACAGATCATTTAATAGGGGAACGAAATTTAGAGGACGCTTTAAGGATTAGTAAACTAGCTATTTTAACAGGGCAAATACTAAAGGTTCCCCATGGACTGATGGCAAGTATTTTGATGAGGGTTGCTTGGTTTAACCGTTATAAAGAAAATAAAGTAGAAGAAGAAAAGTATTTGCAATATGCCTACGAAGAATATGAAAAAGCTTATAAAAAGGGAGAAAAAATAATCTCAGAAGAAATGCAAACCTATTTGCTAGGGGAGCTTTCCTATAGATTAGAGGAAATTGAGAAAACTAGAATGTGGTTTAGTCGGCTGTTTGCCCTGAAAGGGAATATAGCTATTGTCAATAGGGGAAGGGATAGATGGCTTACGATTAGAGAGAGGGAAAAGGGATTACTATAG
- a CDS encoding response regulator transcription factor, with the protein MYKIFIVEDDLVIARTMKNHIESWGYEVKCVEDFRRVMTDFIDFDPQLVLLDISLPFYNGYHWCTEIRKVSKVPIIFISSASDNMNIVMAVNMGGDDFIGKPFDLNVLTAKVQAMLRRTYDFVGQTNLLEHKGAILNTSDTTLIYNDEKIELTKNDYKILQVLMENKGKAISRDTIMTRLWETDSYIDDNTLSVNMSRLRKKLEDVGLYGFIITKKGIGYMVE; encoded by the coding sequence ATGTACAAAATTTTCATTGTAGAAGATGATTTGGTTATTGCACGGACCATGAAAAATCACATAGAATCCTGGGGATATGAGGTAAAATGTGTAGAAGATTTTAGAAGGGTAATGACGGATTTTATAGATTTTGATCCCCAACTTGTTTTACTTGATATTTCACTACCCTTTTATAATGGTTATCATTGGTGTACCGAGATTCGAAAAGTATCAAAAGTACCGATTATTTTTATTTCCTCTGCTTCCGACAATATGAACATTGTAATGGCTGTCAATATGGGAGGGGATGATTTTATCGGGAAACCTTTTGACCTAAATGTGCTTACTGCAAAGGTGCAAGCCATGCTAAGACGCACCTATGACTTTGTAGGACAGACCAATTTATTAGAGCATAAAGGGGCCATTCTCAATACCAGCGATACCACTTTAATATACAATGATGAGAAGATTGAACTGACAAAAAATGATTATAAAATCCTCCAAGTACTTATGGAGAATAAAGGGAAGGCAATCAGTCGCGATACCATTATGACACGTCTATGGGAAACCGATAGTTACATTGACGACAACACCTTGAGCGTTAATATGTCCCGTTTGCGTAAAAAGCTTGAGGATGTTGGGCTATATGGGTTTATTATAACAAAAAAAGGGATTGGATATATGGTGGAATAA
- a CDS encoding ATP-binding protein, with product MRLLFEYFKAHIKSILTYSLFAIIFAVVFSLYALPMEAVLYAVALSVVMTIMVMAIDYTGFYRKHQQLKQLQNSITISIDKLPAPQNLLEEEYLMLLKTLYQHKCDMESEYAIGHSEMLDYYTLWAHQIKTPIAAMQLLLQSEESKTNRELLEQLFKIEQYVEMVLQYLRLESMSSDLVLKTYSLDNIVKQAVRKYAKSFIRKKISLEFSPLDCEVLTDEKWLVFVLEQIISNALKYTHEGKISIYMDDKTPKTLIIEDTGIGIQGEDLPRVIERGYTGYNGRIDKKSTGIGLYLCKRILTKLSHTIEIESEVGKGTKIRIGLDSVDIIVE from the coding sequence ATGAGGTTGCTTTTTGAATATTTCAAGGCACATATAAAAAGTATTTTGACGTACTCTTTATTTGCTATAATCTTTGCTGTGGTATTTTCCCTTTATGCATTGCCAATGGAAGCGGTACTGTATGCTGTAGCCTTGTCTGTAGTTATGACCATTATGGTAATGGCCATAGATTATACTGGATTCTACCGAAAACATCAACAACTCAAGCAACTACAAAATTCTATTACCATAAGTATAGATAAATTGCCTGCACCACAGAATTTGCTAGAGGAAGAGTATCTTATGCTCCTTAAAACTTTATACCAACATAAGTGCGATATGGAATCTGAATATGCAATAGGTCATAGCGAAATGTTGGATTATTACACTCTTTGGGCGCACCAAATTAAGACCCCTATTGCTGCCATGCAATTATTGTTGCAATCAGAGGAATCCAAAACAAACCGTGAATTGCTGGAACAGTTATTTAAAATTGAACAATATGTGGAAATGGTGCTCCAATATTTACGATTAGAAAGTATGTCCTCTGATCTGGTTCTTAAGACCTATTCACTAGATAATATTGTAAAACAGGCAGTGCGAAAATATGCAAAATCCTTTATACGAAAGAAAATTAGTCTAGAGTTTTCTCCTTTAGATTGTGAAGTCCTCACAGATGAAAAGTGGTTGGTCTTTGTATTGGAACAGATAATATCCAACGCATTGAAATATACCCATGAGGGAAAAATATCTATTTATATGGATGATAAGACTCCCAAAACATTAATTATTGAAGACACAGGCATTGGTATCCAGGGAGAAGATTTGCCTCGAGTTATTGAAAGAGGATATACAGGCTACAACGGACGAATAGATAAAAAATCTACAGGCATTGGATTGTACCTATGTAAAAGAATTTTAACTAAGTTATCGCACACGATTGAAATTGAATCAGAAGTTGGAAAAGGGACAAAGATCAGAATTGGACTGGATTCAGTAGACATCATTGTAGAGTAA
- a CDS encoding ABC transporter ATP-binding protein codes for MTILEVKNLKKIYTTRFSGNHVQALSNVTFSVEEGEYVAIMGESGSGKTTLLNILASLDKPTNGEVLLDGKNITSIKEKEISAFRRDHLGFVFQDFNLLDTFSLQDNIFLPLVLSGKSYKEMDSRLKPIANKLGIVDILAKYPYEVSGGQKQRVAVARAIITNPQLILADEPTGALDSRATEQLLHLFTEINREGQTILMVTHSIKAASHAKRVLFIKDGEVFHQIYKATMSHEEMYQKISDTLTVIATGGGRNE; via the coding sequence ATGACAATTTTAGAGGTGAAAAACCTTAAAAAAATTTATACAACTCGTTTTAGTGGCAATCATGTTCAGGCATTGAGCAATGTTACATTTTCAGTGGAAGAAGGGGAATATGTTGCCATCATGGGGGAATCTGGTTCTGGAAAAACAACCTTACTCAATATCCTTGCATCCCTGGATAAACCTACCAACGGTGAAGTATTATTGGATGGTAAAAATATTACTTCTATCAAGGAAAAGGAAATTTCTGCTTTTCGCCGTGATCATCTTGGTTTTGTATTCCAAGATTTTAATTTGTTAGATACTTTTTCTTTGCAGGATAATATTTTTCTGCCTTTGGTTTTATCGGGTAAGTCCTATAAGGAAATGGATAGCCGACTGAAACCTATTGCAAATAAGCTGGGGATTGTGGATATTCTTGCAAAATACCCTTATGAGGTTTCTGGGGGTCAAAAGCAAAGAGTGGCTGTTGCCCGAGCAATCATTACCAATCCCCAGCTTATTCTTGCGGATGAACCTACTGGGGCACTGGATTCCCGTGCGACTGAACAACTTCTTCATTTGTTCACAGAGATCAATAGAGAAGGGCAGACTATACTCATGGTAACCCATAGTATAAAGGCAGCAAGTCATGCAAAGCGGGTTTTGTTTATCAAAGATGGGGAGGTATTCCATCAAATCTATAAGGCCACAATGTCCCATGAGGAAATGTACCAAAAAATTTCCGATACCCTAACTGTTATCGCAACAGGTGGTGGAAGAAATGAATAA
- a CDS encoding ABC transporter permease, translated as MNKMFYAKLAIMNIKKNAKTYIPYILTCIGTVMMYYIMYALSTNDALNKISGGDTLKQLLSLGTFVIALFAVIFLFYTNSFLIKGRKKEFGLFNILGMEKRHISRIMFFETLYVALISLIFGMLGGILLSKLMHLLLLKLLHFEVQMGFEISLPAILATIILFAIIFTLILFNSLRQIHLAKPIELLSGGQVGEKEPKTKWLLVIIGLLCLGAGYYIALTTESPIDAIMLFFVAVILVIIGTYCLFTAGSIMFLKMLRKNKKYYYKTSHFISVSGMIYRMKQNAVGLASICILATAVLVMVSTTVSLYVGMEDVLRTRYPQNIILSARGVSEEQVEQLDGIIKSETTKLNLAPRENIRYRSMEFAVIREGANFSGQQDEAYNIGSASDIALTTFIPLEEYNQMKGQSVKLASNEVLVYSVGEDVLKDRVQFGDTQFKIKSRMDSLNIDGQMSAIMANSYFFIVPDVETIENVYHSLTGNTDDMGELSYYYGFDVNGKGEDQIALTNAISTALKETKINGYVEGTEIARESFYSLYGGLFFLGIFLGLLFIMATVLIIYYKQISEGYDDKGRFEIMQKVGMSHGEVKKSIHSQVLTVFFLPLVAAGVHIAFAFKFITKLLALLNLTNVTLFIWCLIGSVLGFAVFYAMIYALTARVYYKIVSS; from the coding sequence ATGAATAAAATGTTTTACGCCAAGCTTGCCATTATGAATATAAAGAAAAATGCAAAAACATATATTCCTTATATCCTCACCTGCATTGGTACAGTCATGATGTATTATATTATGTATGCATTGTCTACCAACGACGCTCTTAATAAGATATCTGGTGGGGACACACTAAAACAACTTCTTTCCTTGGGCACATTTGTAATTGCCTTGTTTGCTGTGATTTTTCTCTTTTATACCAATAGTTTTTTGATTAAAGGTCGTAAAAAAGAATTTGGGCTTTTTAATATTCTTGGCATGGAGAAAAGACATATTTCAAGAATTATGTTTTTTGAAACCCTATATGTTGCATTAATTAGTCTTATATTCGGAATGCTAGGCGGAATTCTACTTTCTAAATTAATGCATTTATTATTGCTAAAGCTACTTCATTTTGAAGTACAGATGGGCTTTGAGATTTCCCTTCCAGCCATCCTTGCCACAATAATTTTATTTGCCATTATCTTTACGTTGATCTTGTTCAATAGCCTGCGGCAGATTCATCTGGCAAAGCCTATTGAACTGCTAAGTGGTGGACAAGTGGGGGAAAAAGAACCTAAAACAAAATGGCTCCTTGTAATCATTGGCCTACTATGTCTGGGGGCCGGTTATTATATTGCCCTCACCACAGAATCCCCTATAGATGCTATAATGTTGTTCTTTGTGGCAGTTATATTGGTGATTATAGGCACCTATTGTTTATTTACAGCGGGGAGTATTATGTTCTTGAAAATGCTTCGTAAAAATAAGAAATATTATTATAAAACCAGTCATTTTATCTCGGTGTCTGGTATGATCTACCGTATGAAGCAAAATGCAGTTGGTCTTGCAAGCATCTGTATTCTTGCTACCGCTGTGCTTGTGATGGTATCTACCACCGTATCCCTTTATGTAGGTATGGAGGATGTGCTACGAACGAGATATCCACAAAATATTATTCTCAGTGCAAGGGGTGTGTCCGAGGAACAGGTTGAACAACTGGATGGGATCATCAAGTCAGAAACAACTAAATTAAACCTTGCACCAAGGGAAAACATCCGATACCGATCTATGGAATTTGCGGTCATACGAGAGGGAGCTAACTTTTCAGGACAACAGGATGAAGCCTACAATATAGGAAGTGCTTCCGATATTGCCCTTACCACTTTTATTCCCTTGGAAGAATATAATCAAATGAAAGGGCAATCAGTGAAATTAGCATCTAACGAAGTTCTTGTATATAGTGTGGGAGAGGATGTCCTAAAGGATAGAGTTCAATTTGGTGACACTCAATTTAAAATCAAGTCCAGGATGGATTCTCTGAATATCGATGGGCAAATGTCGGCAATAATGGCCAATAGTTACTTTTTCATTGTTCCCGATGTAGAAACCATTGAAAATGTCTACCACTCTCTTACAGGAAATACTGACGACATGGGTGAATTATCCTATTATTATGGCTTTGATGTAAATGGAAAAGGAGAAGACCAGATTGCTCTGACTAATGCAATCAGTACTGCCTTAAAGGAAACTAAGATTAATGGATATGTAGAGGGGACAGAAATTGCAAGGGAATCATTTTATTCCTTATATGGTGGTCTATTCTTTCTAGGAATTTTCCTCGGTTTACTATTTATCATGGCAACGGTTCTCATTATTTATTATAAGCAGATATCCGAGGGCTATGATGATAAAGGACGATTTGAAATTATGCAAAAAGTAGGTATGAGCCATGGGGAAGTCAAAAAATCTATTCACAGTCAAGTGCTTACTGTATTCTTTCTTCCCTTGGTGGCTGCAGGAGTTCACATTGCCTTTGCCTTTAAATTTATTACAAAGCTTTTGGCCTTATTAAATCTAACCAATGTCACCCTCTTTATATGGTGTTTAATTGGTTCCGTATTGGGTTTTGCGGTATTTTATGCTATGATTTATGCCCTTACGGCAAGAGTGTATTATAAAATCGTTAGCTCATGA